In the Shewanella sp. OMA3-2 genome, one interval contains:
- the gluQRS gene encoding tRNA glutamyl-Q(34) synthetase GluQRS, giving the protein MSYIGRFAPSPSGSLHFGSLIAALGSYLRAHSLHGQWLVRMEDIDPPREVHGASDDILRTLDAYGLHWHGSVLYQSQRTQVYQSTIEQLLAQNQAYYCQCSRKMIQTMGGVYDSRCGLANIKTTHFSGAIRIRNSAKVSFFEDINRGRISVESGFAGEDFIIKRSDGLFAYQLAVVIDDAFQGITEVVRGSDLLHASCRQVSLFNLLNLPSPNWLHLPLACAKPGFKLSKQNHAPAINIQAPQQSLNAALDFLGQAKVDIDHVDKMLAQAVAQFSLASVPKHSEIILAKPAAAID; this is encoded by the coding sequence ATGTCATATATCGGACGCTTTGCGCCATCGCCATCAGGCTCCCTTCATTTTGGATCATTAATTGCCGCACTCGGTAGCTATTTGCGTGCCCACAGTTTACATGGCCAATGGTTAGTCAGAATGGAAGATATCGACCCTCCTCGGGAAGTTCACGGTGCCAGTGATGACATACTGCGGACACTTGATGCCTATGGTCTACATTGGCACGGCTCAGTGTTATATCAAAGCCAGCGCACGCAAGTTTATCAAAGTACTATTGAGCAACTTTTAGCGCAAAACCAAGCCTACTACTGCCAATGTTCCCGTAAAATGATTCAAACCATGGGAGGCGTTTACGACAGCCGCTGCGGTTTAGCCAATATTAAAACAACACACTTTTCAGGTGCTATCCGTATTCGTAATAGCGCGAAAGTCAGTTTTTTTGAGGATATTAATCGCGGCCGCATCAGTGTTGAAAGTGGTTTTGCAGGTGAAGACTTCATTATTAAACGTAGCGATGGCCTATTTGCATACCAACTTGCGGTGGTTATTGATGATGCTTTTCAGGGGATCACTGAAGTCGTTAGAGGCAGTGACCTATTACACGCCAGTTGTCGACAAGTCAGTTTATTCAACCTATTAAATCTCCCCTCGCCCAATTGGTTACACCTGCCATTGGCTTGTGCAAAACCAGGATTTAAATTGTCCAAGCAAAACCATGCACCAGCGATCAATATCCAAGCTCCACAGCAAAGCCTAAATGCCGCCCTAGACTTTTTGGGTCAGGCTAAAGTTGATATCGACCATGTAGATAAAATGCTCGCGCAAGCAGTAGCGCAGTTTTCCTTAGCCAGTGTGCCAAAACACAGTGAGATTATCTTAGCAAAACCAGCGGCTGCAATCGATTAG
- a CDS encoding DUF4124 domain-containing protein, whose protein sequence is MAKILYLLVLLLSPFMVLGNTNAIYKCMKDDKVVFSHSVCPEAFRQHKIEYENGITTEVDSDKREIKIDPLKALLNKQTISKEKLLQLLDSEIYRLKQENSYFEILRASEVQKLDRKRFWQTQAKDDPSYGLELQEINQRFDELILSNNNVMKVLNLHKSKIEAEASPDELMSQ, encoded by the coding sequence ATGGCAAAAATTTTATATTTATTGGTGCTTTTGCTCAGTCCCTTTATGGTACTAGGGAACACTAATGCCATTTATAAATGCATGAAGGATGATAAAGTCGTCTTTAGTCATAGCGTTTGCCCAGAAGCATTCCGCCAACATAAAATTGAATACGAAAATGGTATTACTACCGAAGTCGACTCAGATAAACGCGAAATAAAAATTGACCCTCTCAAAGCGCTGCTTAACAAGCAAACTATTTCAAAAGAAAAGTTACTCCAATTACTAGACTCAGAGATCTACCGCCTTAAGCAAGAAAATAGTTACTTTGAAATTCTGCGTGCAAGTGAAGTACAAAAATTAGATCGTAAGCGTTTTTGGCAAACTCAAGCCAAAGATGACCCTAGTTATGGATTAGAATTACAAGAAATTAATCAACGCTTTGACGAGCTGATTCTCAGTAATAACAATGTGATGAAAGTATTGAACCTGCATAAATCAAAAATTGAAGCAGAAGCGTCACCAGATGAGTTAATGAGTCAGTAA
- the folK gene encoding 2-amino-4-hydroxy-6-hydroxymethyldihydropteridine diphosphokinase translates to MTLVYVALGANLADPVQQLNQAVVALKKIAITGEITVSSYYSSTPMGDVVQPDYVNAVACFNTQLDPIELLNSLQEIEQRQGRVRNERWGPRTLDLDLLLYGLDTIDLPRLRVPHYGMKERSFVLIPLAEIAEDLILPCHQALKSLLTPEMRRSLHKIPNRN, encoded by the coding sequence ATGACTTTAGTTTATGTCGCCTTAGGGGCTAACCTTGCAGACCCCGTGCAACAACTAAATCAAGCCGTTGTTGCATTAAAAAAGATCGCGATTACTGGTGAAATTACAGTTTCGAGTTATTATAGCTCAACGCCCATGGGTGATGTTGTTCAGCCTGATTATGTTAATGCAGTAGCCTGTTTTAATACTCAGCTTGACCCCATTGAGTTACTTAATAGTTTGCAAGAAATTGAACAACGGCAAGGCCGGGTGCGTAATGAACGTTGGGGGCCAAGAACCTTAGATCTTGATCTATTATTATATGGTTTAGACACGATTGATCTACCGAGATTACGAGTCCCACATTATGGTATGAAAGAACGCAGCTTTGTATTGATCCCGCTGGCTGAAATTGCTGAAGACTTAATCTTACCCTGTCATCAAGCACTTAAATCGTTACTGACGCCAGAAATGCGGCGGTCATTGCACAAAATACCGAATAGAAATTGA
- the sfsA gene encoding DNA/RNA nuclease SfsA yields the protein MSLYGLYPPLQHGRLIKRYKRFLTDIMLDDGSEITIHCPNTGSMKNCLYPGQSVWFSESDNPKRKYPHTFEIMQSDQNHLIGINSARANALAEEAINNGIITELTGYSTLQREVKYGEESSRIDILLTRKDQPKCYIEIKSCTLLEQGEGYFPDAVTTRGQKHLRELIQMVQQGHRAVLLFVVQHSGISTVKPAAHIDPHYADLFNQAINQGVEVLAYQTLLSPQASRIIGPCKVMV from the coding sequence ATGAGTTTATATGGACTTTACCCCCCACTACAACATGGCCGACTGATTAAACGCTATAAGCGGTTTCTGACCGATATCATGTTAGATGATGGCAGCGAAATCACTATTCATTGTCCTAATACAGGTTCAATGAAAAACTGCTTATACCCTGGCCAAAGTGTGTGGTTCTCTGAATCCGACAACCCAAAACGGAAATACCCTCACACCTTTGAAATTATGCAATCGGATCAAAATCATTTAATCGGTATTAACAGTGCAAGAGCAAATGCCCTTGCCGAGGAAGCGATCAATAATGGCATTATTACTGAGCTAACTGGCTACTCCACTTTACAGCGTGAAGTAAAATACGGTGAAGAAAGCAGCCGCATCGACATTCTTTTAACGCGCAAAGACCAACCTAAGTGCTATATTGAAATTAAGAGTTGTACCTTGTTAGAGCAAGGTGAAGGTTATTTTCCTGATGCCGTTACTACGCGGGGACAAAAGCATCTAAGAGAATTAATCCAAATGGTACAACAAGGTCATCGTGCAGTATTATTGTTTGTGGTGCAGCACAGTGGAATATCAACAGTGAAACCCGCCGCACATATCGATCCTCACTACGCAGACTTATTCAACCAAGCAATTAACCAAGGCGTTGAAGTACTGGCATATCAAACCCTATTGTCACCCCAAGCCAGTAGAATAATCGGTCCGTGCAAGGTGATGGTATAA
- the panC gene encoding pantoate--beta-alanine ligase, protein MITTAAISKVRDQVNAWRIKGETVAFVPTMGNLHQGHITLVSKALKQADHVVVSIFVNPLQFGKNEDLGAYPRTLAADKQALIDAGAALLFTPTPETIYPKGLDKQTFIEVPEIGDELCGASRPGHFRGVATIVNKLFNIVQPDMAFFGNKDFQQLLVIKTMVADLSLPINIIGVETIREPSGLAMSSRNGYLTAEEKINAAALKQALDKMALNIQQGVSIIQASEHATASLIKAGFTPDYLEVRNSHNLQPVTPEDNNLVIVAAAYLGKARLIDNLIFNR, encoded by the coding sequence ATGATCACCACTGCCGCCATCTCAAAAGTTCGCGATCAAGTTAACGCTTGGCGCATTAAAGGTGAAACAGTTGCATTTGTCCCAACGATGGGAAATTTACATCAAGGACATATAACCCTTGTCAGTAAAGCGCTGAAACAAGCTGACCATGTTGTGGTGTCTATTTTTGTCAATCCCCTGCAATTTGGTAAAAATGAAGACTTAGGGGCTTATCCACGCACCTTAGCAGCAGACAAACAGGCCTTAATTGACGCAGGTGCTGCGTTATTATTTACCCCGACACCAGAAACTATTTACCCCAAGGGCTTAGATAAACAAACCTTTATAGAAGTGCCAGAAATCGGCGATGAGCTTTGCGGCGCAAGTCGTCCAGGTCATTTTCGTGGTGTTGCCACCATAGTGAATAAGCTTTTTAACATAGTTCAGCCAGACATGGCATTTTTTGGCAACAAAGACTTCCAACAATTGTTAGTGATTAAAACGATGGTCGCTGACCTATCGTTACCCATTAATATTATTGGTGTGGAAACGATTCGTGAGCCATCAGGTTTAGCCATGAGTTCGCGTAATGGTTATTTAACTGCTGAAGAAAAAATCAATGCTGCTGCGCTTAAACAGGCATTAGATAAAATGGCACTCAATATTCAACAAGGCGTGAGTATTATTCAGGCCAGCGAACATGCCACAGCATCACTGATTAAGGCCGGCTTTACGCCAGACTATCTTGAAGTGCGCAATAGCCACAATTTGCAACCCGTAACCCCTGAAGATAACAATTTGGTGATTGTCGCGGCAGCATATTTAGGAAAAGCGCGTCTTATCGATAATTTAATATTTAACCGATAA
- the dksA gene encoding RNA polymerase-binding protein DksA — protein MPEGTKKLGVLAIAGVDPYQEKAGEEYMNPTQRRHFKVILEAWRNQLREEVDRTLTHMQDEAANFPDPVDRAAQEEEFSLELRARDRERKLIKKIEKTLQLIEEDDFGYCFSCGIEIGIRRLEARPTADQCIDCKTLAEIKEKQMAG, from the coding sequence ATGCCTGAAGGCACTAAGAAACTTGGCGTACTCGCTATCGCAGGTGTAGATCCTTACCAGGAAAAAGCTGGTGAAGAGTATATGAATCCCACGCAACGTCGTCACTTTAAAGTGATCCTCGAAGCATGGCGTAACCAATTGCGTGAAGAAGTTGACCGTACTCTGACTCATATGCAAGATGAAGCTGCAAATTTTCCTGATCCTGTTGACCGCGCAGCTCAAGAAGAAGAGTTCAGTTTAGAGCTTCGTGCTCGTGATAGAGAACGTAAGTTAATCAAGAAAATTGAGAAAACATTACAATTAATCGAAGAAGACGATTTTGGTTATTGTTTCTCATGTGGTATCGAAATTGGTATCCGCAGACTTGAAGCAAGACCTACCGCTGATCAATGTATTGACTGCAAAACATTAGCAGAAATCAAAGAAAAGCAAATGGCTGGTTAA
- the panB gene encoding 3-methyl-2-oxobutanoate hydroxymethyltransferase: MSKVTSSTLLKFKKEGKKFTALTAYDASFAGAFDSEGIDVLLVGDSMGMVLQGHDDTLPVTVADIAYHTACVRRGINRALLIADMPFMSYATAEQTMQNAAILMQAGANMVKVEGGHWLLESVRMLTERGIPVCAHLGLTPQSVHVFGGFKVQGRDADNAQRILDEAKALQAAGAQLLVLECIPATLAKTITEALFIPVIGIGAGADTDGQILVMHDVLGISSGYIPRFSKNYLKQTGEIRSAIRAYIDEVADGSFPAEEHIFN, from the coding sequence ATGTCAAAAGTCACTAGTTCTACCCTATTGAAGTTCAAAAAAGAAGGCAAAAAATTCACTGCATTAACGGCATATGATGCCAGTTTTGCAGGAGCCTTTGACAGCGAAGGGATTGATGTTTTATTAGTGGGTGACTCTATGGGAATGGTTTTACAGGGTCATGATGATACCTTACCTGTTACCGTTGCTGATATTGCCTATCACACAGCATGCGTACGTCGCGGTATAAACCGTGCTTTACTGATCGCCGATATGCCATTTATGAGCTATGCCACTGCAGAGCAAACTATGCAAAACGCTGCAATATTAATGCAAGCAGGCGCTAACATGGTCAAAGTTGAAGGTGGTCACTGGCTACTTGAAAGCGTTAGAATGCTCACAGAGCGTGGTATTCCTGTTTGCGCTCATTTAGGATTAACACCTCAATCTGTTCATGTATTTGGGGGCTTTAAAGTCCAAGGACGCGATGCCGATAATGCACAACGTATTTTAGATGAAGCCAAAGCCTTACAAGCTGCTGGCGCTCAATTATTAGTGCTTGAATGTATTCCGGCAACGTTAGCTAAAACAATCACAGAAGCACTTTTCATTCCGGTGATTGGTATTGGTGCGGGTGCGGATACTGACGGTCAAATCTTAGTTATGCATGATGTTTTAGGTATATCAAGTGGTTACATTCCTCGTTTTTCAAAAAATTACCTAAAACAAACGGGTGAGATCCGCAGTGCCATTCGAGCGTATATTGACGAAGTTGCTGACGGTTCATTCCCCGCTGAAGAACATATTTTTAATTAA
- a CDS encoding putative bifunctional diguanylate cyclase/phosphodiesterase encodes MAESTQNLLKQALTYESLEMDSPTSMLMIDSVLARICKQLSCDIVFAIKSSHSNNTFSPSLDIVDTSINKVASHFTKHFPLQSLLTQAIEKNKDLMDLVLNLSKPLHIHQQYSSATTEQEQFICQFFAQSLDANLAISHLEITSAASVGNVSVVLIAMSLHQATVTIESQSQSCESFWQSVLDEHCFHLATAFELKRLSVLLVNKEKQYQELFSHLPMACALIDVNNLVVLQNEVSQNMLKFEVGQSLFDGLRHDDHALLQDTLHIVRQGVLRQAWCEVPLKLGISTHWYKMSFCHALNSQKQLLLMVEDVTERYRLADELTFHSNHDALTGLPNRVQFEGILDELLASDEAIPACVAFLDLDQFQVVNDLSGHQAGDELLLQVSKRLKQLVRKGDVVARLGGDEFGILMYHSDKESSQQVAKRICQQLCEHEFKWKKVKHNVSMSIGIATFDPQAKDIYEVMSQADAACRLAKEEGRNRWHYFSSDDPQVHILYTQMIASVDITGALALNQFELFYQLIEPLNHNDVGLHMEILLRMVLEDGSFVSPAIFLPAAERYNLASRVDRWVVDNLLKWGSDNLDIWRELSMVSVNLSAMSLADKKFMSWLEMRLMVEPELVDKLCFEITETAAVSQLTQATALIDLLRPLGCKLALDDFGSGFSSFAYLKTLDVDFVKIDGQFVVNVCTDRRDKAIVSAICQLGEDMNFEVIAEFVETAEIGLKIKALGVDYAQGYAINKPCPLSNLKSGIRVPWLAVRQLENMIDDI; translated from the coding sequence ATGGCTGAAAGCACCCAGAATTTATTGAAACAGGCTTTGACCTATGAGTCTTTAGAAATGGATAGCCCAACGTCAATGTTAATGATTGATAGCGTGCTAGCGCGGATATGCAAACAGCTTAGTTGCGATATCGTGTTCGCTATTAAAAGTAGCCACAGCAATAATACATTTTCCCCAAGTCTTGATATCGTCGATACTTCAATAAATAAGGTTGCTAGTCATTTTACTAAGCACTTCCCATTGCAAAGCTTATTGACCCAAGCAATTGAAAAAAATAAAGACTTAATGGATCTGGTACTCAATTTATCAAAACCATTACATATTCATCAGCAATACTCTTCAGCAACGACTGAGCAAGAGCAATTCATTTGTCAATTTTTTGCACAGTCGCTTGATGCAAACTTAGCCATATCACATTTAGAAATAACTTCAGCTGCCAGCGTTGGTAATGTCAGTGTGGTGCTTATTGCGATGTCATTACACCAAGCCACTGTAACCATTGAGTCTCAATCACAAAGCTGTGAAAGTTTTTGGCAATCTGTATTAGATGAGCACTGCTTTCATTTAGCGACCGCTTTTGAACTAAAACGATTATCCGTTTTATTAGTTAATAAAGAAAAACAATACCAAGAGCTATTCAGTCATTTGCCAATGGCTTGTGCATTAATTGATGTTAACAATTTAGTGGTACTGCAAAATGAAGTATCGCAAAACATGTTGAAGTTTGAGGTCGGCCAGAGCTTATTTGATGGTCTTCGACATGATGATCATGCGTTATTACAAGATACATTACATATTGTCAGGCAAGGTGTGCTTCGACAAGCTTGGTGTGAGGTGCCGCTAAAATTGGGCATATCAACCCATTGGTATAAAATGAGTTTTTGCCACGCATTAAATTCACAGAAACAACTTTTATTAATGGTTGAGGATGTTACCGAGCGTTACCGTTTAGCTGACGAACTGACATTTCACTCAAATCACGATGCGTTAACTGGGTTACCTAATCGGGTGCAATTTGAAGGTATATTGGATGAGTTGCTTGCCAGCGACGAAGCTATTCCCGCTTGTGTTGCCTTTTTGGATTTAGATCAATTTCAAGTTGTTAATGATTTAAGCGGTCATCAGGCAGGTGATGAATTATTACTGCAAGTCTCTAAGCGTCTTAAGCAGTTGGTACGAAAGGGCGATGTGGTTGCCAGATTAGGCGGTGATGAGTTTGGTATTTTAATGTATCACTCAGATAAAGAGTCTTCTCAACAAGTCGCTAAGCGAATATGCCAACAGCTTTGTGAGCATGAGTTTAAGTGGAAAAAAGTGAAGCATAATGTCAGCATGAGTATTGGCATAGCAACATTTGATCCTCAAGCCAAAGACATTTATGAAGTCATGAGTCAAGCTGATGCAGCCTGTCGTCTTGCTAAAGAAGAAGGTCGAAACCGTTGGCATTATTTTAGCTCAGACGATCCACAAGTGCATATTCTTTATACTCAAATGATTGCCTCTGTCGACATTACCGGCGCTTTAGCACTTAATCAGTTTGAGTTGTTTTATCAGTTAATTGAGCCCCTTAATCATAATGATGTGGGCTTACATATGGAAATTTTACTGCGCATGGTGCTAGAGGATGGCAGCTTTGTTTCTCCGGCTATTTTCTTGCCTGCGGCAGAGCGCTACAACTTAGCATCAAGAGTCGATCGTTGGGTGGTTGATAATTTGCTTAAATGGGGCAGTGATAATCTCGACATTTGGCGAGAGTTGTCTATGGTCTCAGTTAACTTATCGGCCATGTCATTGGCCGATAAAAAGTTCATGAGCTGGCTTGAGATGCGCTTAATGGTTGAGCCTGAATTGGTCGATAAACTGTGTTTTGAAATAACTGAAACCGCTGCGGTTAGCCAGTTAACACAGGCAACAGCATTAATTGATTTACTGCGCCCATTAGGGTGTAAATTAGCATTGGATGATTTTGGTTCAGGTTTTTCAAGCTTTGCTTACTTAAAAACCTTGGATGTAGACTTTGTTAAAATTGATGGGCAGTTTGTGGTAAATGTTTGCACTGATCGCAGAGATAAAGCGATCGTATCAGCGATTTGCCAACTGGGTGAAGATATGAATTTTGAAGTCATTGCAGAGTTTGTTGAAACGGCTGAAATTGGTTTGAAAATTAAAGCGCTTGGGGTCGATTATGCTCAGGGGTATGCGATTAATAAACCTTGCCCATTATCTAACCTTAAGTCGGGTATTCGCGTGCCTTGGTTAGCGGTTCGTCAACTTGAAAATATGATTGACGATATTTAA
- a CDS encoding polynucleotide adenylyltransferase PcnB translates to MRLDIITRDGHDISRRQISENALKVLYRLHKSGFKAYLVGGGVRDILLGLEPKDFDVVTNATPDEIKKLFRNCRLVGRRFRLAHIVFGRDVIEVATFRGHHGENSDTISKSNAEGRLLRDNVYGEIDEDAERRDFTVNALYYDISDFSIRSYGGGIEDLQARTIKLIGDPETRYREDPVRMLRAVRFATKLSMQIDPISAAPIKSLAPLLADIPAARMYEEVLKLFFAGKALANYQMMQDFDLFGPLFPQIQGVIADDPRGNAAKMLNAVMRSTDDRVNQDKPVTPAFFYAAILWYPLKQRADDIALESGLALYDAQVAAMGDVMEEQCRTISIPRRFSTPAKDIWQLQLRFERSQGSRAFKLLEHPKFRAAYDLLLLRGEAEGGSVAKQAAWWKLFVEADEAQRGNIAKGSGKTSGNRNRNTAQRKRKRKPAAKTDSTAE, encoded by the coding sequence CTGCGTTTGGACATCATTACACGTGATGGCCACGATATTTCGCGTCGTCAAATCAGCGAAAATGCACTAAAAGTGCTTTATCGCCTGCACAAATCAGGTTTTAAAGCCTATTTAGTCGGTGGCGGGGTTCGCGATATCTTGTTGGGACTTGAGCCTAAAGACTTTGACGTTGTGACCAATGCCACGCCAGATGAGATCAAAAAATTATTCCGTAATTGTCGATTAGTCGGACGTCGTTTTCGCTTAGCACATATTGTTTTTGGTCGTGATGTTATTGAAGTGGCTACGTTTCGTGGACATCATGGTGAGAACAGTGACACGATTTCAAAGTCAAATGCCGAAGGTCGCCTATTGCGTGACAACGTATACGGCGAAATTGATGAAGATGCTGAACGTCGCGACTTTACGGTTAACGCCTTATATTATGATATTAGTGACTTTTCTATCCGCAGTTATGGCGGTGGTATTGAGGATCTACAAGCTCGAACAATCAAGCTTATTGGCGATCCTGAAACCCGATATCGTGAAGATCCGGTTCGCATGCTACGCGCAGTAAGGTTTGCGACAAAATTATCGATGCAAATTGATCCAATATCTGCCGCGCCCATTAAATCATTAGCACCACTATTAGCCGATATTCCTGCCGCGCGTATGTACGAAGAAGTATTAAAACTTTTCTTTGCTGGTAAGGCACTTGCTAATTATCAAATGATGCAAGATTTTGATTTGTTTGGGCCACTATTCCCACAAATACAAGGTGTTATTGCTGACGACCCTAGAGGTAATGCGGCTAAAATGCTCAATGCAGTTATGCGCAGCACTGACGATCGCGTTAACCAAGATAAACCTGTTACACCCGCATTCTTTTATGCGGCAATACTTTGGTATCCGTTAAAGCAACGTGCTGACGATATCGCCCTTGAAAGTGGCTTGGCATTATATGATGCACAAGTTGCTGCTATGGGTGATGTTATGGAAGAGCAATGTCGCACTATTAGCATTCCACGTCGTTTCAGTACACCTGCAAAAGATATTTGGCAATTACAGCTTAGATTTGAGCGTAGCCAAGGTTCACGCGCATTTAAATTGTTAGAGCACCCTAAATTCCGTGCAGCATATGATTTATTATTACTTCGCGGTGAAGCTGAAGGCGGCAGTGTGGCTAAACAGGCTGCCTGGTGGAAATTATTTGTTGAAGCCGATGAAGCACAGCGCGGTAATATTGCTAAAGGCTCAGGCAAAACAAGCGGAAATCGTAATCGTAATACCGCGCAACGTAAAAGAAAGCGCAAGCCTGCAGCTAAAACGGACTCAACAGCAGAGTAA
- the thpR gene encoding RNA 2',3'-cyclic phosphodiesterase, which produces MMKSSHPITAQRLFIGFCVKKTDARQFFDIQQKLIPHINTEASPVIQSNMHITLAFLGQVNHSCTPRLLDALDKLIKPVFHLKLDKLCLWTQPSIICVQGIADDILLTMADAAQQICLRLDLHQSQWCYQPHVTLFKKASRRDDSPQPLISLDDKLPITISPTNLHLYQSVKTKQGEQYNILHSWPLQNDCQR; this is translated from the coding sequence ATGATGAAATCAAGTCACCCAATAACTGCACAAAGATTATTTATTGGCTTTTGCGTCAAAAAAACAGACGCGCGTCAATTTTTTGATATACAGCAAAAGCTTATACCACACATTAATACAGAAGCTTCTCCTGTAATACAATCAAATATGCATATTACTTTAGCTTTTCTTGGCCAAGTGAATCATTCGTGTACACCAAGGTTATTGGATGCTCTAGACAAGCTAATTAAACCTGTATTTCATCTAAAGTTAGACAAACTCTGCCTATGGACTCAGCCGAGCATAATATGTGTTCAAGGCATTGCCGACGATATACTGCTAACCATGGCAGACGCCGCCCAGCAAATTTGTCTGCGACTAGATCTTCATCAAAGCCAATGGTGTTATCAACCACATGTCACCTTATTTAAAAAAGCCAGCAGACGAGATGATTCACCACAACCATTAATCAGTCTGGATGATAAGTTACCCATTACCATCTCACCAACAAATTTACACTTATATCAATCAGTGAAAACCAAACAAGGTGAGCAATATAACATATTGCACAGTTGGCCATTACAAAACGATTGTCAGCGATAA
- the pepB gene encoding aminopeptidase PepB, protein MQFMTVILTQEAPASHWGKSDVTFEGQSSFIHLSGNAPLRQVQMAARKIRNQGINQVQLQGELWTVDLQWVFAQGFATAKPGYEVLWCGDEQQQQTLTHRAQAATFARKLINDTPEDLSPVSLATQAANWLKDIGGDTVTFNIIEGQELLAKKWVGIHAVGRGSERPPALLELDFNPLAADAPVDVALVGKGITFDSGGYSLKSSVGMLAMKCDMGGAATVTAALGLAIKSGLNKRVKLYLCCAENLVSGRAFKLGDILTYKNGTTVEIVNTDAEGRLVLADGLQAASESGAKLIIDAATLTGAAVMAVSNEYNAIFSPQTETIKMAQQCAAAVGENVWPLPLDPWHRDTCPSAYADTANSRPVKGGGAGGASNAAGFLWRFVTPEANWLHIDLAAAFESSATGLFSAGATTHGVLTVAEILKRE, encoded by the coding sequence ATGCAATTTATGACTGTCATTTTAACTCAAGAAGCTCCCGCATCTCATTGGGGCAAGTCCGATGTCACTTTTGAAGGCCAGAGTAGCTTTATTCATTTAAGTGGTAACGCACCGCTTCGCCAAGTGCAAATGGCTGCCCGTAAAATTCGCAATCAGGGCATTAACCAAGTTCAGCTACAAGGTGAGTTATGGACTGTTGATTTGCAGTGGGTTTTCGCCCAAGGCTTTGCTACTGCTAAACCTGGTTATGAAGTGCTTTGGTGTGGTGATGAGCAACAGCAGCAAACACTAACACATCGTGCGCAGGCCGCTACGTTTGCCCGTAAGTTAATTAACGATACTCCAGAAGACCTTTCACCTGTGTCACTGGCTACCCAAGCGGCTAATTGGTTAAAAGACATTGGTGGCGATACAGTGACCTTTAATATTATTGAAGGCCAAGAGTTGTTAGCTAAAAAGTGGGTGGGTATTCATGCTGTGGGTCGTGGCAGTGAACGCCCTCCGGCATTATTAGAACTCGATTTTAATCCGCTTGCGGCTGATGCGCCTGTTGATGTTGCGCTTGTGGGTAAAGGCATCACATTCGACTCAGGCGGTTATAGCTTAAAATCGTCGGTTGGCATGTTGGCGATGAAGTGCGATATGGGTGGCGCGGCCACCGTGACGGCAGCTTTAGGTTTAGCGATTAAATCTGGTTTGAACAAACGCGTGAAATTATATTTATGCTGTGCAGAAAACCTTGTCAGTGGCCGTGCCTTTAAATTAGGCGATATTTTAACCTATAAAAATGGCACCACAGTAGAAATAGTTAATACTGATGCCGAAGGGCGTTTGGTATTAGCTGATGGTTTACAGGCTGCTTCAGAGTCAGGTGCTAAATTAATTATCGATGCAGCAACCTTAACTGGCGCGGCGGTTATGGCAGTAAGCAACGAATATAACGCGATATTCTCACCGCAAACAGAAACCATTAAAATGGCGCAACAATGCGCAGCCGCGGTGGGTGAGAATGTGTGGCCATTACCGTTAGATCCTTGGCATCGTGACACTTGTCCATCTGCTTATGCAGATACAGCCAATAGCCGTCCGGTTAAAGGTGGTGGCGCTGGTGGAGCATCAAACGCAGCAGGTTTCCTATGGCGTTTTGTCACACCTGAGGCAAACTGGCTTCATATTGATTTGGCCGCGGCGTTTGAGTCATCTGCTACAGGGTTATTTAGCGCAGGCGCCACAACCCATGGTGTACTGACTGTGGCAGAAATATTGAAGCGAGAATAG
- a CDS encoding YheV family putative zinc ribbon protein: MTKIKKRFVAGAKCPKCGAKDSILLFKENNIETIECTECDYREQQTDIEVPKKSTGNMIGVFKPE, translated from the coding sequence ATGACAAAAATAAAAAAACGCTTTGTAGCGGGGGCTAAATGCCCTAAATGTGGCGCAAAAGACAGTATTCTATTATTCAAAGAAAATAATATTGAAACAATTGAGTGTACCGAGTGTGATTACCGTGAGCAGCAAACCGATATTGAAGTGCCTAAAAAATCCACCGGTAATATGATCGGGGTATTTAAGCCAGAGTAA